TAAGAGATGACAATGAGCAAGGAGTCCAGTCCAAAGGTGGAGGTGACAATACACAGCCCCAGAATGCTATTGGGACGTGTGTTTCCACAGGGCAGCTGGATCAGGTCTGAATGAAGACAGTAGGAGTGGGACAGGGTGTTGTGACCGCAGAAGGGCAGGCGCTTCAGGAGGAATGGCAGTGGAAACATGATTACCACGCTCTTTAGCACAATAGCAACTCCTGTGCGGGTAATACGAGGCAGAGTTAAGATGGCAGTATAGCGCAGTGGGCTATAGATAGCTATAAAACGATCTACAGACATGGCCAGCAAGACAGCTGACTCCATGATAGAGAAGGAGTGGATGGAGAACATCTGGAACAAGCAAGCACTGAAGCTGATCTCATTGGAGCTAAAGAGAAAGATGCTCATCACAGTGGGTAGCGTGGAGGCAGAGACTCCAAGCTCAGAGAAGGCCAACATAGCTAGGAACAAGTACATGGGCTGGTGGAGGGGTGGATTGCCATGGATCGCTACTAGGATCAGGCTATTGCCAACAAGGGCCACAAAGTACATGGAGCAAAAAGGGATGGCCAGCCAGGGATAGACAGCCTCCAGCCCAGGAAGGCCGGTGAGGAAGAAAGTCTCTGGTGTGAAGTAGCTGCTATTGAATGTCATCCCCAATCCCAGGTCTCTGAGAAGATGTTCAGGAAGGAACCTAGGGTCTGACAGACACATTTAAGCATTATGCATTTAATTCATGGAGCAGTCAATTAAATAGAAGCACTAAGGCTTACCTTCATGGCCCAACCAGTTGAGCTTCTGCAAGAAGTGGATAAATGAATCAAACAGTACACGAGCTAATTATAtgtttttctattcattttttataaagtaTACATATGAAATAATCTTTAATGGTCCTATTTATTTAATGAACTTAAGGCAAAGTATAATTTAGTATGaaatttagagaaatataaattcccaagtacattttagtaccttctttaaaaaacttcaacatttttcagtcatttttaatctGGCCTTGTTTTTTCCCAATCAGGGCTAAATATAAAACTCATTCTGATTCATGACCCTTAGTTCTCAAATACTGTGCCAGTGAAATGCAAACAGGGTTTGCCACATTAAGAAGATATAGATTatcaatgcgaaggtatatgtagaacctacattggattacatgccatcttggggggaggaggggagaggagagggctggggagaaaatttggaatgccaaaacttgtggaactgagtgttgaaaactaaaaataaaaaataaatttatttaaaagataaataaaaggagAAGATATAGGATATTTGTCTAAAGACACACA
This Trichosurus vulpecula isolate mTriVul1 chromosome 2, mTriVul1.pri, whole genome shotgun sequence DNA region includes the following protein-coding sequences:
- the LOC118836544 gene encoding olfactory receptor 51I1-like, with product MTFNSSYFTPETFFLTGLPGLEAVYPWLAIPFCSMYFVALVGNSLILVAIHGNPPLHQPMYLFLAMLAFSELGVSASTLPTVMSIFLFSSNEISFSACLFQMFSIHSFSIMESAVLLAMSVDRFIAIYSPLRYTAILTLPRITRTGVAIVLKSVVIMFPLPFLLKRLPFCGHNTLSHSYCLHSDLIQLPCGNTRPNSILGLCIVTSTFGLDSLLIVISYGLILHTVLGIASGEGRRKALNTCVSHICAVLVYYVPMIGVAMVHRFVKHAAPAVRLLLANVYLLVPPVVNPIVYSIKTKQIRHGLVQILLQKKCS